One genomic window of Salvia miltiorrhiza cultivar Shanhuang (shh) chromosome 4, IMPLAD_Smil_shh, whole genome shotgun sequence includes the following:
- the LOC131021159 gene encoding uncharacterized protein LOC131021159, protein MGFKICALVAFLSIFVSTIDATFFPMKHCIEWPISWSPFDHHGHHGHRGHHHHRYIIFCPPPHSPQYEPPPHKHKHKSPPPPPPSPPPPPPAIEAPSPAPTNIPPPQPSPTEAPSPSPTTIPPSSTPIEAPTHAPMEAPTPAPIEAPTPAPTEAPTPTPEAPTPAPTPAPIESPTPAPMEAPTPAPIEAPTPAPAPTEAPTPAPIEAPTPAPIEAPTPVPMEAPTPTPEAPTPAPTPAPIESPTPAPMEAPTPAPIEAPTPAPMEAPTPAPIESPTPAPTEAPTPAPIEAPTPAPMEAPTPAPMEAPTPAPIEAPTPAPAPIEAPTPAPIEAPTPAPTPAPTKAPTPAPIEAPTPAPTKASTQRP, encoded by the coding sequence ATGGGATTCAAGATATGTGCTTTAGTTGCTTTTTTGTCCATATTCGTATCAACTATTGATGCAACTTTCTTTCCCATGAAGCATTGCATAGAATGGCCTATTTCTTGGTCTCCATTTGATCACCACGGCCACCACGGCCACCGCggccaccaccaccatcgctACATAATATTTTGTCCTCCACCACATTCCCCTCAATATGAACCACCTCCacataaacataaacataaatcaccaccaccaccaccaccatcgcctcctcctccgccgccagCTATAGAAGCTCCTTCTCCGGCACCAACAAACATTCCTCCTCCTCAACCGTCGCCCACGGAAGCTCCTTCTCCGTCACCAACTACCATTCCACCTTCGTCGACACCCATAGAAGCTCCTACTCATGCCCCCATGGAAGCGCCCACCCCAGCCCCCATAGAAGCACCCACCCCGGCACCCACAGAAGCGCCCACTCCGACACCGGAAGCACCTACCCCTGCACCCACCCCGGCACCCATTGAATCTCCCACCCCGGCGCCAATGGAAGCGCCAACCCCGGCACCCATTGAAGCGCCCACCCCGGCACCAGCGCCCACAGAAGCTCCCACCCCGGCGCCCATTGAAGCGCCCACCCCGGCACCCATAGAAGCGCCTACTCCGGTACCCATGGAAGCTCCCACTCCGACACCGGAAGCACCTACCCCAGCACCCACCCCGGCACCCATTGAATCTCCCACCCCGGCGCCAATGGAAGCGCCCACCCCGGCACCCATTGAAGCGCCCACCCCAGCACCCATGGAAGCACCCACCCCGGCACCCATTGAATCTCCCACCCCGGCGCCAACGGAAGCGCCCACCCCGGCACCCATTGAAGCGCCCACCCCAGCACCCATGGAAGCACCCACCCCGGCGCCAATGGAAGCGCCCACCCCGGCACCCATTGAAGCGCCCACCCCAGCACCAGCGCCCATAGAAGCTCCCACCCCGGCGCCCATTGAAGCGCCCACCCCAGCGCCCACTCCCGCCCCCACAAAAGCACCTACCCCGGCGCCCATAGAAGCGCCCACTCCGGCCCCCACAAAAGCATCTACCCAGCGCCCATAG
- the LOC131021156 gene encoding uncharacterized protein LOC131021156 → YDSKSKSGYEKRCKKKKEIEFIESQRGAFHKFLTKKPQVGEKSGTSNELDEIVVDCENAEILKNTIDDVNKDITNNSNDLDDISGGENGNTNVTQNDSILVDIYDPRKWDGLDSNLIDVLVVNGPKRDLTIVNGPKDKYSRRFSSTFYTRYLSNGETCDREWLVYSKELDKVFCFCCKIFKKGHGKGQLTNEGFNDWTHLSTRLKEHETSVDHVLNMTTWCDLRYRLPQNETIDKVAQELLKKEKEYWKDVITRIIIIVKYLAKHNLAFRGKNEKLYKTRNGNFLGLIEMLAKIDPVMKEHVHRIESGKIHHHYLSHDIQNELILLISSRIRSVIIKTIKDAKYFSLMLDCTPDASHDEQMTLILRCVDSSFEIREYFVEFLQVDDTTGQELFQVLENVLKSHDLDIDNVRGQGYDNGANMKGKNQGVQKRLLDLNPRAFYTPCGCHSLNLVLCDIGNTCTKARDFFGIVQRIYTLFANSTKRWHILKEHVKGLTLKSLSATRWESRVESVKAIRFQIVEIREAVLEVAAIDNDTKIQSEAKSLAVNELGNFEFLLAITIWYEILYAVNLVSKHLQSKDMLIDTAMSEIKGLASFFKSYRETGFSSAMETAKQLANESGTDPIFPQRRIIRRKRQFDEMVGEETSLSLEEEFRIQYFLYIVDQAIASLDKRFEQYELYENIFGFLFDSEKLRSLDDIKLQSCCSHFEDALRKGEVSDIHGHDLYIELKLFREMLPKEKMGARDLSIFLKRFNCFPNVMIAYRILLTVPVTVASAERSFSKLKLLKSHLRTTMSQERLNGLALMAIECDLLEEIDDESVISDFVSKFTRRAALFK, encoded by the coding sequence TATGACTCGAAGTCTAAATCGGGATATGAAAAGCGctgtaaaaaaaagaaagaaattgaatTCATCGAATCTCAAAGGGGTGCTTTTCATAAGTTTTTGACAAAAAAACCTCAAGTAGGTGAAAAATCTGGTACTTCTAATGAGTTAGATGAAATTGTTGTTGATTGTGAGAATgctgaaattttaaaaaatactattgATGATGTTAACAAGGATATTACAAATAATTCAAATGATCTGGATGATATTTCTGGTGGTGAGAATGGCAATACTAATGTTACACAAAATGATTCTATTTTAGTTGACATATATGATCCAAGAAAATGGGATGGTCTTGATTCAAATTTGATTGATGTTTTGGTAGTAAATGGTCCAAAAAGAGACTTAACTATAGTGAATGGCCCTAAAGATAAATATTCTAGAAGATTCTCTTCAACTTTTTATACTAGATATTTGTCTAATGGTGAAACTTGTGATAGAGAGTGGCTTGTTTACTCAAAGGAGCTTGATaaagttttttgtttttgctgTAAAATATTCAAAAAAGGTCATGGAAAAGGTCAATTAACAAATGAAGGCTTTAATGATTGGACTCACCTTAGTACTAGACTTAAAGAACATGAAACAAGTGTTGATCATGTATTGAATATGACTACTTGGTGTGACCTTCGATATAGATTGCCACAAAATGAAACAATTGATAAAGTTGCTCAAGAATTacttaaaaaagaaaaggaatacTGGAAAGATGTTATAActagaattattattattgtgaagTATCTTGCAAAACATAACCTAGCATTTCGCGGAAAAAATGAAAAGCTATATAAAACTAGGAATGGCAATTTTTTGGGTTTAATTGAGATGTTGGCCAAGATTGATCCTGTGATGAAAGAGCATGTTCATCGTATTGAAAGTGGAAAGATTCATCATCATTATTTGAGCCATGATATTCAAAATGAATTGATACTCTTAATTTCTTCTAGAATAAGATCTGTTATTATAAAAACCATAAAAGATGCAAAGTATTTCTCTTTAATGTTGGATTGTACGCCTGATGCTAGTCATGATGAGCAGATGACCTTAATTCTAAGGTGTGTTGATAGCTCTTTTGAAATAAGAGAATATTTTGTTGAATTCTTGCAAGTTGATGATACGACTGGTCAAGAGCTTTTTCAAGTGTTAGAAAATGTTTTGAAATCTCATGATCTTGATATTGATAATGTTAGAGGTCAAGGATATGATAATGGAGCTAACATGAAAGGTAAAAATCAAGGTGTGCAGAAAAGACTATTAGATTTGAATCCTAGGGCTTTTTATACTCCATGTGGTTGTCATAGTCTTAATTTAGTTTTGTGTGACATTGGAAACACTTGTACGAAAGCAAGAGATTTTTTTGGAATAGTCCAACGTATTTATACTTTATTTGCTAATTCTACAAAGAGGTGGCATATTTTAAAAGAACATGTGAAAGGTCTTACTCTTAAATCATTGTCGGCCACACGATGGGAAAGCCGTGTTGAAAGTGTTAAGGCTATTAGATTCCAAATTGTTGAAATACGAGAAGCCGTACTTGAAGTAGCTGCTATTGATAACGATACTAAAATACAAAGTGAAGCGAAATCCCTAGCTGTTAATGAACTtggtaattttgaatttttgcttGCTATAACTATTTGGTATGAAATTTTATATGCTGTGAACTTGGTTAGCAAACATTTACAGTCAAAAGACATGTTGATTGATACTGCCATGAGCGAGATAAAGGGTTTGGcttctttttttaaaagttaTAGAGAAACCGGATTTTCAAGTGCTATGGAAACTGCGAAACAATTAGCAAATGAATCAGGAACTGACCCTATATTTCCTCAAAGGCGTATAATACGTAGAAAAAGACAATTTGATGAGATGGTTGGTGAGGAAACATCACTATCTTTAGAGGAAGAATTTAGAATTCAATACTTTTTATACATTGTAGATCAAGCAATTGCATCATTAGATAAGAGGTTTGAACAATATGAGTTATATGAGAATATTTTTGGTTTTTTGTTCGATTCTGAGAAGCTCCGATCACTTGATGATATTAAACTTCAATCTTGTTGTAGTCACTTTGAAGATGCACTTAGAAAAGGTGAGGTATCAGATATTCATGGACATGATCTATATATTGAGTTAAAATTGTTTAGAGAGATGTTGCCTAAAGAAAAAATGGGAGCAAGGGATTTATCAATATTTTTGAAACGATTTAATTGTTTTCCAAATGTAATGATTGCTTATAGAATCTTACTTACGGTTCCTGTTACTGTTGCTTCAGCAGAAAGAAGCTTTTCAAAGTTGAAGTTGCTTAAATCACACTTACGGACAACTATGTCGCAGGAAAGACTAAATGGCCTTGCTTTGATGGCGATCGAATGTGATCTTTTGGAAGAAATTGATGATGAAAGTGTTATTAgtgattttgtttcaaaatttacaAGGAGGGCAGCACTTTTCAAGTGA
- the LOC131021157 gene encoding uncharacterized protein LOC131021157 — protein MEKYERDFNHFDSNGDGKICPEELRQCVGSISGGCGGADGFGRGRAAVFGGFREDSGGSGRGRETERFEGGLQTVRTGVKRVHYTRELEENAIQIGVEKKCSRLQEYDRTFCRDNALYADRFSSPKNSSNERFAEIRGYGLWS, from the coding sequence ATGGAGAAATACGAGCGAGATTTCAACCACTTCGATTCAAACGGCGACGGCAAAATATGCCCGGAGGAGCTGCGGCAGTGCGTGGGCTCGATCAGCGGAGGCTGCGGTGGCGCTGATGGATTCGGACGGGGACGGGCTGCTGTGTTTGGAGGATTTCGTGAAGATAGTGGAGGGAGCGGGAGAGGAAGAGAAACAGAGCGATTTGAAGGCGGTCTTCAAACTGTACGCACCGGAGTGAAGCGCGTGCATTACACCCGAGAGCTTGAAGAAAATGCTATACAAATTGGGGTAGAGAAGAAGTGTTCACGATTGCAAGAATATGATCGCACCTTTTGCAGAGACAACGCGTTGTATGCCGATCGATTTTCGTCACCCAAGAACAGTTCTAATGAGCGATTTGCAGAGATTCGTGGCTATGGGCTATGGTCATAG